In Dehalococcoidia bacterium, one genomic interval encodes:
- the yedF gene encoding sulfurtransferase-like selenium metabolism protein YedF → MTLVSGPTVLLIGSDTFGRGSDELGQLLMRSFLHTLNETSTLPDRIICLNSGAKLVVEGSQVLDDLCALSEKGIEILACGTCLGYYEIKDKVAVGRISNMYDIASALLGAGKIIEL, encoded by the coding sequence ATGACACTAGTCTCCGGCCCGACTGTTCTGCTGATTGGCTCAGACACGTTCGGACGAGGCAGCGATGAATTGGGCCAGTTACTGATGCGCAGCTTCCTTCACACGCTGAATGAGACTTCTACCCTTCCTGACCGGATCATCTGCCTGAACAGTGGCGCCAAGCTGGTAGTCGAGGGCTCTCAGGTTCTCGACGATCTGTGCGCCCTTTCGGAAAAAGGCATCGAAATCCTTGCCTGCGGTACTTGCCTGGGCTATTATGAGATCAAGGATAAAGTCGCAGTGGGCCGAATTTCCAACATGTATGATATAGCCTCGGCACTCCTGGGCGCGGGGAAGATCATTGAGCTCTAA
- a CDS encoding DUF3343 domain-containing protein, producing MSSKSKQEGRYGVVLLHSTSAALRAEKLLQAEGIPMKLIPVPRQLSSDCGICVRFERSDQPKIEAILQKSRLEIQDICPI from the coding sequence TTGAGCTCTAAGTCAAAACAGGAAGGGCGCTACGGCGTAGTGCTGCTTCATTCCACCAGTGCCGCACTGCGCGCAGAAAAACTGCTTCAAGCGGAAGGAATTCCAATGAAGTTGATCCCGGTGCCGCGCCAGCTGAGCTCAGATTGCGGCATCTGCGTCCGATTTGAGCGCTCAGATCAGCCCAAGATTGAGGCTATCCTTCAAAAGTCGAGGCTAGAAATTCAGGACATCTGCCCTATTTAG